The following are encoded together in the Deinococcus soli (ex Cha et al. 2016) genome:
- a CDS encoding phenylalanine--tRNA ligase subunit beta: MKIPYSWLKELVPGLPVVSELEPILAGLGLPLEGVEEVAAPPAGVLLVAVKAAEAMPGTQLTKLTLDVGEHGEKVIASGAGNAVGLPAGTMLALVSPGTELGGLTYGVRALQGVESWGMAASAKELGLGESSAGLMLFPAGTAQPGTPLRELWAADHVLDVEVTPNRADVLSALGLARDLAAFLKLDLVQPPMGPQAVGEGEIRVSLPEKGIRIERDPTQKLRFGCDRFVARTVSGLRNGPAPLWMQRRVTLAGMRSIDLIVDTSNYVMLELGQPTALYDRRDVRGDQILVAFGLRQGEVVRDLMGGEHEVGPEDLLILDGAQPGVSTVAEAFETAGRPKPGDTVLGIAGIMGGDRGHVRADTTDVVIEVAHFDPVLLRRTSTRLGLKTDAVYRYERGVDPLLPERAAARLVGLLGDAGGQVHPGATVVGDPEIPGRIEATGEQIRALLGMPVDTAEMRGILTRLGCVVEGEGDTLSVLPPSWRVDMAIWQDLAEEVARLHGFVHLPETLPTLRVHESNLGAEKPGVARATLRRTLAGLGAQEVVTYTFTSDEEAGKARTERPGVRLRNPLTADRTGLRTALYPSLVKAAQAHAKGDRALIFEMGRIFPASGETERVGLLMRGPLAPRTDQAGVAGDFRAFKGLVESLAGTLGASFELRQLRGDAVPAALHPGIAGEVVWNGQSVGWLGALHPEIAQAFGLKGDTFLMEAALPLPGREWAFRDPSRAPAAWRDLAVITPTGVSYGEIAALLREHGGTLLESVEPFDVFTGEQIGAGNRSVAVRLVFRGDKTLTDAEVDPVMDALMGAVRAQGWSIREK, encoded by the coding sequence ATGAAAATTCCGTATTCGTGGTTGAAGGAACTGGTGCCGGGTCTGCCGGTGGTGTCGGAGCTGGAGCCGATTCTGGCGGGGCTGGGTCTGCCCCTGGAGGGCGTGGAGGAGGTCGCCGCGCCGCCGGCGGGGGTGCTGCTGGTGGCGGTGAAGGCGGCCGAGGCGATGCCGGGCACGCAGCTGACGAAACTGACGCTGGATGTCGGTGAGCACGGCGAGAAGGTCATCGCGTCGGGTGCAGGGAACGCAGTGGGGCTGCCTGCCGGGACGATGCTGGCGCTGGTGTCGCCGGGCACGGAGCTGGGCGGCCTGACGTACGGCGTGCGGGCGTTGCAGGGCGTGGAGTCCTGGGGCATGGCGGCCAGCGCCAAGGAACTGGGCCTGGGCGAGAGCAGCGCGGGCCTGATGCTGTTCCCCGCCGGGACGGCGCAGCCCGGGACGCCCCTGCGGGAGCTGTGGGCGGCGGATCACGTGCTGGACGTGGAGGTCACCCCGAACCGCGCGGACGTGCTGAGTGCGCTGGGGCTGGCGCGGGATCTGGCGGCGTTCCTGAAACTGGACCTCGTGCAGCCCCCGATGGGGCCGCAGGCGGTGGGGGAGGGCGAGATCCGCGTGTCCCTGCCCGAGAAGGGCATCCGCATCGAGCGGGACCCGACGCAGAAGCTGCGCTTCGGCTGCGACCGCTTCGTGGCCCGCACCGTCAGTGGGCTGCGCAACGGTCCGGCGCCGCTGTGGATGCAGCGCCGCGTGACCCTGGCGGGCATGCGGTCCATCGACCTGATCGTGGATACCAGCAACTACGTGATGCTGGAACTGGGCCAGCCGACGGCGCTGTACGACCGCCGGGACGTGCGGGGCGATCAGATTCTGGTGGCGTTCGGGCTGCGTCAGGGCGAGGTCGTGCGGGACCTGATGGGCGGCGAGCATGAGGTCGGCCCGGAGGACCTGCTGATCCTCGACGGCGCGCAGCCCGGGGTGTCCACTGTCGCGGAGGCCTTCGAGACCGCCGGGCGGCCCAAGCCGGGTGACACGGTGCTGGGCATCGCGGGCATCATGGGCGGCGACCGCGGGCACGTGCGCGCGGACACGACGGACGTGGTGATCGAGGTGGCGCACTTCGATCCGGTGCTGCTGCGCCGCACGAGCACCCGCCTGGGCCTGAAGACCGACGCCGTGTACCGCTACGAGCGCGGCGTGGACCCCCTGCTGCCCGAACGCGCGGCGGCCCGCCTGGTGGGCCTGCTGGGCGACGCGGGTGGACAGGTGCACCCCGGCGCGACCGTCGTGGGCGACCCCGAGATTCCGGGCCGGATTGAGGCGACGGGCGAGCAGATCCGCGCGCTGCTGGGCATGCCCGTGGACACCGCCGAGATGCGCGGCATCCTCACCCGCCTGGGCTGTGTCGTGGAGGGCGAGGGGGACACGCTGAGCGTCCTGCCGCCCTCGTGGCGGGTGGATATGGCGATCTGGCAGGACCTCGCCGAGGAGGTCGCGCGCCTGCACGGCTTCGTGCACCTCCCCGAGACCCTGCCCACCCTGCGCGTGCACGAGAGCAACCTCGGCGCGGAGAAGCCCGGCGTGGCCCGCGCGACCCTGCGCCGCACCCTGGCCGGACTGGGCGCGCAGGAGGTCGTCACGTACACCTTCACCAGCGACGAGGAGGCCGGGAAGGCCCGCACCGAGCGGCCCGGCGTGCGCCTGCGCAACCCCCTGACCGCCGACCGCACCGGGCTGCGCACCGCGCTGTACCCCAGCCTCGTGAAGGCCGCGCAGGCCCACGCGAAGGGCGACCGCGCGCTGATCTTTGAGATGGGCCGCATCTTCCCCGCCAGCGGCGAGACCGAACGTGTGGGCCTCCTGATGCGCGGCCCGCTGGCGCCCCGCACCGATCAGGCAGGCGTTGCCGGGGACTTCCGCGCGTTCAAGGGCCTCGTGGAATCCCTGGCGGGCACCCTGGGCGCCAGCTTCGAACTGCGCCAGCTGCGCGGCGACGCCGTACCAGCGGCCCTGCACCCCGGTATCGCGGGCGAGGTCGTCTGGAACGGGCAGAGCGTCGGCTGGCTCGGCGCGCTGCACCCCGAGATCGCCCAGGCGTTCGGCCTGAAAGGCGACACGTTCCTCATGGAAGCCGCGCTGCCCCTCCCGGGCCGCGAGTGGGCGTTCCGCGACCCCAGCCGCGCCCCCGCCGCGTGGCGCGACCTCGCCGTCATCACCCCCACCGGTGTCAGCTACGGCGAGATCGCCGCGCTGCTGCGCGAACACGGCGGCACCCTTCTGGAAAGCGTGGAACCCTTCGACGTGTTCACCGGCGAGCAGATCGGCGCGGGCAACCGCTCCGTCGCCGTGCGCCTCGTCTTCCGCGGCGACAAGACCCTCACCGACGCCGAAGTCGATCCCGTCATGGACGCACTCATGGGCGCCGTCCGCGCGCAGGGCTGGAGTATCCGCGAGAAGTGA
- the pheS gene encoding phenylalanine--tRNA ligase subunit alpha → MQHEAIPEIQAATTLEALQTVKTKYVGKSGLVTRELGTLGKLPPEERKARGAEINAVRQAIQDALDTREATLKREALDAQLASEAIDVTLPGLPLPSGGLHPINRVYDDLTGIYERLGYTVVEGPEVEDEHHNFEALNVPWYHPARDLQDTFWLEDGRLLRTHTSPMQIRYMVDHEPDLKIVVRGKVYRYEATDATHESMFHQLEGLVVGDHISMADLKGTIAEMARGLYGPGAKVRFQPSYYPFVEPGADFAVYWDNPRGESKWLELGGCGMVHPNVFKAVDDLREAQGKARVYEGKTGFAFGLGPERIAMLKYKIPDIRYFYANDPRVIGQFRGELE, encoded by the coding sequence ATGCAGCACGAAGCCATCCCCGAAATCCAGGCGGCCACCACCCTCGAAGCGCTCCAGACCGTCAAGACCAAGTACGTCGGCAAGAGCGGGCTCGTCACCCGCGAACTCGGCACGCTGGGCAAACTCCCCCCCGAGGAACGCAAGGCGCGCGGCGCAGAAATCAACGCCGTCCGTCAGGCCATCCAGGACGCCCTCGACACCCGCGAAGCCACCCTCAAGCGCGAAGCCCTCGACGCCCAGCTCGCCAGCGAGGCGATCGACGTCACCCTCCCCGGCCTCCCCCTCCCGAGTGGCGGCCTGCACCCCATCAACCGCGTCTACGACGACCTCACCGGCATCTACGAACGCCTCGGGTACACCGTCGTCGAGGGGCCCGAAGTCGAGGACGAACACCACAACTTCGAAGCGCTGAACGTCCCCTGGTACCACCCCGCCCGCGACCTCCAGGACACCTTCTGGCTCGAGGACGGCCGCCTGCTGCGCACCCACACCAGCCCCATGCAGATCCGCTACATGGTCGACCACGAACCCGACCTGAAGATCGTCGTGCGCGGCAAGGTCTACCGCTACGAAGCCACCGACGCCACCCACGAAAGCATGTTCCACCAGCTCGAAGGCCTCGTCGTGGGCGACCACATCAGCATGGCCGACCTGAAAGGCACCATCGCCGAGATGGCCCGCGGCCTCTACGGCCCCGGCGCCAAGGTCCGCTTCCAGCCCAGCTACTACCCCTTCGTGGAACCCGGCGCGGACTTCGCCGTGTACTGGGACAACCCCCGCGGCGAGAGCAAATGGCTCGAACTCGGCGGATGCGGCATGGTGCACCCCAACGTCTTCAAGGCCGTGGACGACCTCCGCGAAGCGCAGGGCAAGGCGCGCGTGTACGAAGGCAAGACCGGCTTCGCGTTCGGCCTCGGCCCGGAACGCATCGCCATGCTCAAGTACAAGATCCCCGACATCCGCTACTTCTACGCCAACGACCCCCGCGTGATCGGGCAGTTCCGGGGAGAACTGGAGTGA
- a CDS encoding lamin tail domain-containing protein, producing MFNSTVRRGFVLLASVSLALSSCGRTPASAAPNLSALAAAGEPVINELYYDSPSTDVGTFIELKGPAGASLSGYTLAAFDTAGTQYRTITLSGTIPASGYFVVAQDTTVASRTLVNVGADLNNGSGSLRLLKSTTIIDAVAYGTPSSNRGEGSPAPTTGAGSALARVPDGSDTNANSVDFKVQVSTPGAANGGETGGGGTTGKKVLFDLTKAEDAGNADWRIDGAYSDYASALRGLGYTVSSLTGTSITSTSLSGASVLVIPEPQNPFSDAERAAIQSFVQNGGGVFMITDHRVSDRNNNGWDSPEVFNGWDGSTPASVGSTLQASLNSDVIFGLGASFNSSFSDPVYTATPVTTHPILSGVSSAGVYVGTSVDVLTGTALMGTGGKTYLAVNNVGSGRVAMWGDSSTFGDNTYSDGSTGTYNNWPNLSNAAMGKNIVRWLAKDL from the coding sequence ATGTTCAATTCAACTGTCCGGCGCGGCTTCGTGCTGCTGGCCTCCGTTTCCCTTGCGTTGTCTTCCTGTGGTCGCACCCCCGCCTCGGCGGCGCCGAACCTGTCTGCCCTGGCAGCGGCGGGTGAGCCGGTCATCAACGAGCTGTACTACGATTCGCCCAGCACGGACGTGGGGACGTTCATCGAACTGAAGGGCCCGGCGGGCGCGAGCCTGAGCGGCTACACGCTGGCGGCGTTCGACACGGCGGGCACGCAGTACCGCACGATCACCCTGTCGGGCACGATCCCGGCGAGCGGGTACTTCGTGGTGGCGCAGGACACGACCGTGGCCAGCCGCACCCTGGTGAACGTGGGCGCGGACCTGAACAACGGCTCGGGCAGCCTGCGCCTCCTGAAGAGCACCACCATCATTGACGCAGTGGCGTACGGTACGCCCAGCAGCAACAGGGGTGAGGGCAGCCCGGCGCCCACGACCGGGGCGGGCAGCGCCCTGGCGCGCGTGCCGGACGGGTCGGACACGAACGCGAACAGCGTGGATTTCAAGGTGCAGGTCAGCACGCCCGGCGCGGCGAACGGTGGCGAGACCGGCGGCGGGGGCACGACCGGGAAGAAGGTCCTGTTCGACCTGACGAAGGCCGAGGACGCCGGGAACGCCGACTGGCGCATCGACGGAGCGTACAGCGATTACGCCAGTGCCCTGCGCGGGCTGGGCTACACGGTGAGCAGCCTGACAGGCACGAGCATCACGTCCACCAGCCTGTCAGGCGCGTCGGTGCTGGTCATTCCCGAGCCGCAGAATCCCTTCAGTGACGCGGAGCGCGCCGCGATCCAGTCGTTCGTGCAGAACGGCGGCGGCGTGTTCATGATCACCGATCACCGCGTCAGTGACCGCAACAACAACGGCTGGGACAGCCCGGAGGTCTTCAACGGCTGGGACGGCAGCACGCCCGCCAGCGTGGGCAGCACCCTGCAGGCCAGCCTGAACAGCGACGTGATCTTCGGTCTGGGCGCGTCGTTCAACTCCAGCTTCAGCGATCCGGTGTACACGGCGACCCCCGTGACCACCCACCCGATCCTCAGTGGCGTGAGCAGCGCCGGGGTGTACGTGGGCACCAGCGTGGACGTACTGACGGGCACGGCGCTGATGGGCACGGGCGGCAAGACGTACCTCGCGGTGAACAACGTCGGGTCCGGGCGCGTGGCGATGTGGGGCGACAGCAGCACCTTCGGGGACAACACGTACTCGGACGGCAGTACCGGCACGTACAACAACTGGCCGAACCTCAGCAACGCCGCGATGGGCAAGAACATCGTGCGCTGGCTGGCGAAGGACCTCTGA
- a CDS encoding NUDIX hydrolase: MRARAVAIILNDRAEVLLMLRRKAGRAYATLPGGGIEDGETPAQACVREVLEEVNLTVTVGPPLLVLENIGNLEHYFRAQVQSGEMRLGDGPEAIRSSDENWYSPQWVPLTDLESVNLVPERARDLVREVAGTAAPQHD, encoded by the coding sequence GTGAGGGCCCGCGCCGTCGCCATCATCCTGAATGACAGGGCCGAGGTGCTCCTCATGCTCCGGCGTAAGGCGGGCCGCGCGTATGCCACGCTGCCCGGCGGCGGCATCGAGGACGGCGAGACGCCCGCGCAGGCCTGCGTGCGCGAGGTGCTGGAGGAAGTGAACCTGACCGTCACGGTCGGCCCGCCCCTCCTCGTGCTGGAGAACATCGGCAACCTCGAGCACTACTTCCGGGCGCAGGTGCAGTCCGGCGAGATGCGCCTCGGCGACGGCCCCGAAGCGATCCGCAGCAGCGACGAGAACTGGTACTCGCCGCAGTGGGTGCCCCTCACGGACCTGGAAAGCGTGAACCTCGTGCCGGAGCGGGCACGGGACCTGGTGCGCGAGGTGGCAGGGACCGCCGCGCCCCAACACGACTGA
- a CDS encoding glycosyltransferase family 4 protein: MRTDAAPLRVLFVTDAPAVGGSEVYMREIIPPMRAHGVHAEVAMPDVPGTADFRAQIQERGIPVHAYRTLDEVARVESEGQGFDLTILSSWNPRGYRKYYRALRGPFVSLVHDQLMLHIPGLPQGVYRACYEWLQAGDIRGAQHVITVSEWGAAYLRRHHRMTQVHAVPNGVDTVKFRPGDPGERAALRGRLGFTGFTVLNPARMSIEKNHPAVIATAWQAPELHFVLVGTGYLEPALKRAAPRNVTFLGKRHDMPDLYRAADVVLQPTIAENQSLATLEALASGTPVVTNDIPAQRELIRMGQEGLLVRGGAPGYAAALRALAAHPDALRRMGLAARQSVLDGHTLDGNARHLATLLTELAGR, from the coding sequence ATGAGGACCGATGCTGCGCCGCTGCGCGTGCTGTTCGTGACCGACGCGCCCGCCGTGGGCGGCAGCGAGGTCTACATGCGCGAGATCATTCCCCCCATGCGCGCCCACGGGGTGCACGCCGAGGTCGCCATGCCGGACGTACCGGGCACCGCCGACTTCCGCGCGCAGATTCAGGAACGCGGCATTCCCGTGCACGCCTACCGCACCCTGGACGAGGTGGCCCGCGTAGAGAGCGAGGGGCAGGGCTTCGACCTGACGATCCTGAGCAGCTGGAACCCGCGCGGGTACCGCAAGTACTACCGCGCGCTGCGCGGGCCGTTCGTGTCCCTGGTGCACGACCAGCTCATGCTGCACATTCCGGGCCTGCCGCAGGGCGTGTACCGCGCGTGCTACGAGTGGTTGCAGGCCGGGGACATCCGCGGCGCGCAGCACGTGATCACCGTGTCCGAGTGGGGCGCGGCGTACCTGCGGCGTCACCACCGCATGACCCAGGTGCACGCCGTGCCGAACGGCGTGGACACCGTGAAGTTCCGCCCCGGCGACCCGGGGGAGCGCGCCGCGCTGCGCGGGCGCCTGGGCTTTACCGGTTTCACGGTGCTGAACCCGGCCCGCATGAGCATCGAGAAGAACCACCCGGCGGTCATCGCCACGGCGTGGCAGGCGCCGGAACTGCACTTCGTCTTGGTGGGGACCGGGTACCTGGAACCCGCCCTGAAACGCGCCGCGCCGCGCAACGTGACGTTCCTGGGCAAACGGCACGACATGCCAGACCTGTACCGCGCGGCGGACGTGGTCCTGCAACCCACCATCGCGGAGAACCAGTCCCTGGCGACCCTGGAAGCCCTGGCGAGCGGCACGCCGGTCGTCACGAACGACATCCCCGCGCAGCGCGAACTGATCCGCATGGGTCAGGAGGGCCTGCTCGTGCGCGGCGGCGCCCCCGGCTACGCGGCGGCCCTGCGGGCCCTGGCCGCCCACCCGGACGCCCTGCGCCGCATGGGCCTCGCGGCGCGCCAGAGCGTGCTGGACGGCCACACGCTGGACGGCAACGCCCGCCACCTCGCCACGCTACTCACGGAACTGGCCGGGCGCTGA
- a CDS encoding NUDIX domain-containing protein, with the protein MTLMELREVWGNAPLMAAAVGVLIQDEHGRVLLQRRGDDGLWGEPGGALEPGEDFLIGARRELFEETGLDCPNLTLLPLPEGLQDGPELFHRYPNGHEIYIIGMRAHGTLPAAALEQAAPDDSGETLELRWFPLDALPDLSNNANHASLNVLRTRAGLPPLPLAPTPPAPPVGNFLMELRRVIGPRPWFAPGSNVLVTDEQGRLLLLRHGHTRLWTLPGGSLEPGEAFAQTAARELHEETGLRAAHLEPLHMFAGPEYRFTYPNGHVIDNVSVLHRAQGVTGTLTPQDGEVLEVGWFSPADLPGEEDLSGELIRANLRWWRTHGDTPAQ; encoded by the coding sequence ATGACCCTGATGGAACTGCGTGAGGTATGGGGCAACGCGCCCCTGATGGCCGCCGCCGTGGGCGTCCTGATCCAGGACGAGCACGGGCGGGTGCTGCTGCAACGCCGCGGCGACGACGGCCTGTGGGGCGAACCGGGCGGCGCGCTGGAACCCGGCGAAGACTTCCTGATCGGCGCCCGCCGCGAACTGTTCGAGGAGACCGGGCTGGACTGCCCGAACCTGACCCTGCTGCCGCTGCCCGAGGGGTTGCAGGACGGCCCGGAGCTGTTCCACCGCTACCCGAACGGGCACGAGATCTACATCATCGGGATGCGGGCGCACGGCACGCTCCCCGCCGCCGCGCTGGAGCAGGCCGCGCCGGACGACAGCGGCGAGACCCTGGAACTCCGTTGGTTCCCGCTGGACGCCCTGCCGGACCTGAGCAACAATGCCAACCACGCCAGCCTGAACGTCCTGCGCACCCGCGCGGGCCTGCCGCCCCTGCCCCTGGCCCCCACGCCACCCGCACCGCCGGTCGGGAATTTCCTGATGGAGTTGCGGCGCGTGATCGGCCCGCGCCCCTGGTTCGCACCCGGCTCGAACGTCCTTGTCACCGACGAACAGGGGCGCCTCCTGCTGCTGCGGCACGGGCACACCCGCCTGTGGACCCTGCCCGGCGGCAGCCTGGAACCCGGCGAGGCCTTCGCCCAGACTGCCGCGCGGGAATTGCACGAGGAGACCGGCCTGCGCGCCGCTCACCTTGAGCCGCTGCACATGTTCGCCGGGCCGGAGTACCGCTTCACGTACCCGAACGGGCACGTCATCGACAACGTGTCCGTTCTGCACCGCGCCCAGGGCGTCACCGGCACCCTCACCCCGCAGGACGGCGAGGTGCTGGAGGTCGGGTGGTTCAGCCCCGCCGACCTGCCGGGCGAAGAGGACCTGAGCGGCGAACTGATCCGCGCCAACCTCCGCTGGTGGCGCACGCACGGGGACACCCCCGCCCAGTAA
- a CDS encoding FAD-dependent monooxygenase translates to MNIHVVGAGISGLAFARAMTLRGQSIHVHEAAPQLQSIGGGLIIPPNSARILERLGVADVLDTHGLALRDMQIIDAGGRVLYHRDQREVARAHGRGLYAISRTALHRALAASLPDGTVHTGRRLLGLTQDAHQVAVTFTDGTRVNAGLLVDAEGRVSRARDLLMPEARLVSTGQIAYRGLTNIDPLPEYRESFVEFWGRGHRFTFFRIAPGVTYWHAPIHTAPGQTRRKTDLLREYRDFPDQVIELIAHTQEDRIHPVELSDIDPLPHWHRGRAVLIGDAAHATTPNLGQGAAQALQDADALAQALCSGLPLSLALPAYQRAREGTANSMVQQSRHLGQIGQLRGPARLLRNAALKLSPELARQRIETFYDG, encoded by the coding sequence ATGAACATTCACGTCGTCGGGGCCGGTATCAGCGGCCTGGCCTTCGCCCGCGCCATGACCCTGCGCGGCCAGTCCATCCACGTGCACGAGGCCGCACCGCAGCTCCAGTCCATCGGGGGCGGGCTGATCATCCCGCCGAACAGCGCCCGCATCCTGGAACGGCTGGGCGTGGCGGACGTGCTGGACACCCATGGGCTCGCCCTGCGCGACATGCAGATCATCGACGCGGGCGGGCGCGTGCTGTACCACCGCGACCAGCGCGAGGTGGCCCGCGCGCACGGCCGCGGCCTGTACGCGATCTCCAGAACGGCGCTGCACCGCGCGCTGGCCGCAAGCCTCCCGGACGGCACGGTGCACACCGGCCGCCGCCTGCTGGGCCTCACGCAGGACGCGCATCAGGTCGCGGTGACCTTCACGGACGGCACCCGCGTGAACGCCGGGCTGCTCGTGGACGCCGAGGGCCGCGTCTCCCGCGCCCGCGACCTGCTGATGCCCGAGGCGCGACTGGTGAGCACCGGGCAGATCGCGTACCGGGGCCTGACGAACATCGACCCACTGCCCGAGTACCGCGAGTCCTTCGTGGAGTTCTGGGGGCGCGGGCACCGCTTCACGTTCTTCCGCATCGCGCCCGGCGTCACGTACTGGCACGCGCCCATCCACACCGCCCCCGGGCAGACCCGCAGGAAGACCGACCTGCTGCGCGAGTACCGCGACTTCCCCGACCAGGTGATCGAACTCATCGCCCACACCCAGGAGGACCGCATTCACCCGGTGGAACTCAGCGACATCGACCCGCTGCCCCACTGGCACCGGGGCCGGGCCGTCCTGATCGGGGACGCCGCGCACGCCACCACCCCGAACCTCGGGCAGGGCGCCGCGCAGGCCCTGCAGGACGCCGACGCCCTGGCGCAGGCGCTGTGCAGCGGGCTGCCGCTCTCACTGGCGCTGCCCGCCTACCAGCGCGCCCGCGAGGGCACCGCGAACAGCATGGTGCAGCAGTCCCGGCACCTGGGCCAGATCGGCCAGCTGCGCGGCCCGGCCCGGCTGCTGCGCAACGCCGCCCTGAAACTCAGCCCTGAACTGGCCCGCCAGCGCATCGAGACCTTCTACGACGGCTGA
- a CDS encoding potassium/proton antiporter, protein MGEVHAELFLLIVGVLLLGSLLMSRIGGRLGIPGLLLFLGVGMLAGSDGLGIQFHDYRLAQAIGTVALCFILFQGGLDTNWAHTRPVVRRGLSLATVGVLGTAGIMAAFVHYAFGFPWLTAWLLGAVVSSTDASAVFSVLKERQLGLKGDVAPLLEFESGGNDPMAVFLTVGLLELIANPGLGVLSIVPLFVKQMLLGAVFGVVLGRGALWVLNRLQLQFEGLYSVLSLALALTIFAGTAVAGGSGFLAIYIAGVILGNADFIHKRSLIGFHDGLSWLMQVAMFLTLGLLVNPHELLPTAGLAIACALVLVFLARPVSVYLALARAKMPLNEKSMVAWVGLRGAVPIVLATFPLLAGVPQAQTLFNIVFFIVLVSVLLQGTTLTLVARFLHVREALPVNAASPITYTPTGHDRNNMVEVEVAPGSAADGQRIVDLHLPPEALVILINRAGEYLIPRGATDLRGGDQVLVLAGPEELREVRRTLGRPGPA, encoded by the coding sequence ATGGGTGAAGTGCACGCCGAACTGTTCCTGCTGATTGTCGGGGTGCTGCTGCTGGGCAGCCTGCTCATGAGTCGCATCGGGGGGCGGCTGGGCATTCCGGGCCTGCTGCTCTTCCTGGGGGTGGGCATGCTGGCAGGGTCCGACGGGCTGGGCATCCAGTTTCACGATTACCGGCTGGCGCAGGCGATCGGGACGGTGGCGCTGTGCTTCATCCTGTTCCAGGGCGGCCTGGATACGAACTGGGCGCACACGCGGCCCGTGGTGCGCCGCGGCCTGAGTCTGGCGACGGTCGGGGTGCTGGGCACCGCCGGGATCATGGCGGCGTTCGTGCATTACGCGTTCGGCTTCCCGTGGCTGACGGCGTGGCTGCTGGGCGCGGTGGTCAGCAGCACGGACGCCAGTGCGGTGTTCAGCGTGCTCAAGGAGCGGCAGCTGGGCCTGAAGGGGGACGTGGCGCCGCTGCTGGAATTCGAGTCCGGCGGGAACGACCCGATGGCGGTCTTCCTGACCGTGGGCCTGCTGGAACTGATCGCGAATCCGGGGCTGGGCGTGCTGAGCATCGTGCCACTGTTCGTCAAGCAGATGCTGCTGGGCGCGGTGTTCGGGGTGGTGCTGGGGCGGGGGGCGCTGTGGGTCCTGAACCGCCTGCAACTGCAGTTCGAGGGCCTGTACTCGGTGCTGTCCCTGGCGCTGGCCCTGACGATCTTCGCGGGCACGGCGGTCGCGGGCGGCAGCGGCTTCCTGGCGATCTACATCGCGGGCGTGATCCTGGGCAACGCGGACTTCATTCACAAGCGCTCGCTGATCGGCTTCCATGACGGGCTGTCGTGGCTGATGCAGGTGGCGATGTTCCTCACGCTGGGCCTGCTCGTCAACCCGCACGAACTGCTGCCCACGGCGGGCCTGGCCATCGCGTGCGCGCTCGTGCTGGTCTTTCTGGCGCGGCCGGTCAGCGTGTACCTGGCGCTGGCCCGCGCGAAGATGCCGCTGAACGAGAAGAGCATGGTGGCGTGGGTGGGCCTGCGCGGCGCGGTGCCGATCGTCCTGGCGACCTTCCCGCTGCTGGCGGGCGTGCCGCAGGCGCAGACGCTGTTCAACATCGTGTTCTTCATCGTGCTCGTCAGCGTGCTCCTGCAGGGCACCACCCTGACGCTCGTGGCACGGTTCCTGCACGTGCGCGAGGCGCTGCCGGTGAACGCGGCGTCCCCGATCACGTACACGCCCACCGGACACGACCGCAACAACATGGTCGAGGTGGAGGTCGCCCCGGGCAGCGCCGCCGACGGGCAGCGGATCGTGGACCTGCACCTGCCGCCCGAGGCGCTGGTCATCCTGATCAACCGCGCCGGGGAGTACCTCATTCCGCGCGGCGCGACGGACCTGC